A genomic stretch from Achromobacter spanius includes:
- a CDS encoding ABC transporter permease has translation MATLTHAAAGPKPRNDGLLAILGSIPLTIVFLTLVLTPLGLTLVLSFRPFDYSTGILPGHTFEHYLAVVTDSYFLEIFWRTFWIAGVTTLICVLIGAPEAYILSRMGKPWRSIFLLVVLSPLLISLVVRAFGWSMLLGPHGVVGRAADALGLGPLLYTPTAVIIGLVHVMLPFMVIPVWTSLQKLDPTVEHAALSLNASRFQTLTRIVLPQAMPGILSGSLIVFGLSASSFAIPALLGGRRLKMVATVVYDEFLTELNWPLGAAIAIILLVVNVVIMMAYNRVVERSYRRSLG, from the coding sequence ATGGCAACGCTGACGCACGCCGCGGCCGGCCCCAAGCCCCGCAACGACGGCCTGCTGGCCATCCTGGGCTCCATCCCGCTGACTATCGTTTTTTTGACGCTGGTGCTGACGCCGCTGGGGCTGACCCTGGTGCTGTCCTTCCGACCGTTCGACTACAGCACGGGTATCTTGCCGGGCCACACGTTCGAACACTATCTGGCGGTGGTCACCGACAGCTACTTCCTCGAGATCTTCTGGCGCACCTTCTGGATCGCCGGCGTGACCACGCTGATCTGCGTACTGATCGGCGCGCCCGAAGCCTACATCCTGTCGCGCATGGGCAAGCCCTGGCGCTCCATCTTCCTCTTGGTGGTGCTGTCGCCGCTATTGATCTCGCTGGTGGTGCGCGCCTTTGGCTGGAGCATGCTGCTGGGCCCGCACGGTGTCGTCGGCCGCGCCGCCGACGCCTTGGGGCTGGGGCCGCTGCTGTACACGCCCACCGCCGTCATCATTGGCCTGGTGCACGTGATGCTGCCCTTCATGGTGATCCCGGTGTGGACGTCGCTGCAAAAACTGGATCCCACCGTTGAGCACGCCGCGCTGTCCTTGAACGCCTCGCGCTTTCAGACGCTGACGCGCATTGTGCTGCCGCAGGCCATGCCGGGCATTCTGTCCGGCAGTTTGATCGTGTTCGGCCTGTCGGCAAGCTCATTCGCCATTCCCGCCTTGCTGGGCGGACGCCGTCTGAAGATGGTGGCCACCGTGGTGTACGACGAGTTCCTGACCGAGCTGAACTGGCCGCTGGGCGCGGCCATCGCCATCATCCTGCTGGTGGTCAACGTCGTGATCATGATGGCCTACAACCGCGTCGTTGAACGCTCTTACCGCCGCAGCCTGGGCTAA